The following proteins are encoded in a genomic region of Spirosoma sp. SC4-14:
- a CDS encoding RagB/SusD family nutrient uptake outer membrane protein — protein MKKNLLALLLFTATLTSCQDFLNLKPEYQISDQSFYQNQNDFETALVGVYSTLRGLYSTSNILYLTELTTDNTEIQWSSPSADEMQMDQNAITATNAYVRSVWSVCLYTISQSTTILNRIDAVNFDQASKDRIKGEAQFLRAFSYFYLVRLFGNVPIANQTFTSPAQVAAADLTLKSSEEAYQLILSDLTSAETLLPTALNTTKTRVSQMTAKTLLGKVYLTRKNYDLAAAKLKEVIDSKQYSLLADYKTLVTNGNINLTETVLEVDYLSGQSLGNNYSALFTPAITSMAIFPNNLQGAGRIVPTLDLINSYEPGDARKAISVNDSVTLIGGKKSYSRYGLKFVDFKATDLSDGSVTFTILRFADVLLMYAEVLNEQGKTSEALPYLNQIRQRAKLAALSALSQTDMRLALERERRIEFLYEGHRWFDLVRTGRAQTVLNAHFASQKLNFSVQEFELLFPIPQTEIDLNPALKQNPGY, from the coding sequence ATGAAAAAGAACCTACTGGCCTTACTTCTTTTTACGGCCACTCTCACATCCTGTCAGGATTTTTTAAACCTGAAGCCCGAATACCAGATTAGCGATCAGAGTTTTTACCAGAATCAGAATGATTTTGAAACAGCTCTGGTGGGTGTATACAGCACATTACGTGGTCTGTATAGCACAAGCAACATTCTGTATCTGACCGAACTCACAACCGATAATACCGAAATACAGTGGTCGTCACCTTCGGCCGATGAAATGCAAATGGACCAGAATGCCATCACTGCAACGAACGCTTATGTTCGGTCGGTCTGGAGCGTGTGCCTGTACACCATTTCGCAGAGTACGACTATTCTGAACAGGATCGATGCGGTGAACTTCGACCAGGCCTCCAAAGACCGAATTAAAGGCGAAGCGCAGTTTCTGCGAGCATTCAGCTATTTTTATCTGGTGCGACTATTCGGAAATGTCCCGATTGCCAACCAGACATTTACCAGTCCGGCTCAGGTAGCGGCTGCCGATTTAACGCTCAAATCCAGTGAAGAGGCTTATCAACTCATTCTGTCGGATCTGACCAGTGCCGAAACCCTGCTCCCTACCGCACTCAACACAACCAAAACGCGGGTTTCGCAGATGACCGCCAAAACCCTGTTAGGAAAGGTTTATCTGACCCGGAAAAACTACGATCTGGCGGCCGCCAAGCTGAAAGAAGTGATCGACTCAAAACAGTATTCGCTCCTTGCCGATTACAAAACTCTGGTAACAAACGGGAATATCAATCTGACCGAAACGGTTCTGGAAGTAGATTATCTGTCGGGGCAATCGCTGGGAAACAATTATTCGGCGTTGTTTACCCCAGCCATTACGAGTATGGCCATCTTTCCGAACAATTTGCAGGGAGCAGGGCGCATTGTTCCAACCCTGGACTTAATCAACTCCTATGAACCGGGGGATGCCCGAAAAGCCATATCGGTCAATGATTCTGTTACGCTGATTGGTGGAAAAAAATCGTATAGTCGCTACGGTCTGAAATTTGTCGATTTCAAAGCGACAGATTTGAGCGATGGTTCCGTAACGTTCACCATTCTTCGCTTTGCCGATGTTTTATTAATGTATGCCGAAGTTTTGAACGAACAGGGTAAAACCAGCGAGGCCTTGCCTTATTTGAATCAAATTCGTCAACGGGCCAAGCTGGCGGCATTATCAGCACTCTCGCAGACCGATATGCGGCTGGCACTGGAACGCGAACGACGAATCGAGTTTCTGTATGAAGGCCATCGCTGGTTCGATCTGGTGCGTACCGGGCGGGCACAAACGGTATTGAACGCTCATTTTGCCAGTCAGAAGCTTAACTTTTCGGTACAGGAATTCGAATTACTTTTCCCGATTCCACAAACGGAAATCGATCTGAATCCGGCATTGAAGCAGAATCCAGGCTATTAG
- a CDS encoding TonB-dependent receptor: MNHFLFHHLRLLVIGSMLSVLGVAHGLMAQSPRLVVSGTITAAEDSEPLVGATVTEKGTTNGTTTDASGNFKLSVSTGATLVVSFIGYSTQELAVGNRSRMNVALKTDQQQLQDVVVVGYGTQRKKDLTGSIVNLTSKDLVPVPSATSVDQMMQGKVAGVQITQTSGAPGGNVNVVVRGISSITGGNSPLYVVDGYAIGTGGGGSDLSSFASSSYSASGIASSSSTNRINPLSIINPADIESIQVLKDASATAIYGSRGANGVVIITTKRGKIGKPTISFEHSTGVQELAKKLKLLSPRQYAEFVAEGRDNAWVLAGGKATDPNSVRSTATQVKPEFRTPEQFANQGYGTDWQDVIFRKGMVQNYQLSANGTSKDVSYYISGGYYTNKGIIIGSDFNKFTLRTNIDAHLTERLKIGASFSGAYSYGNFARAEGHLQYRGLISAALASDPTIPVYNPDGTPYSEFSSPTGIPVENPVVIAAEFSDKRNNSNVFTNNYLQYELAPGLVLKTSVGVNYSNNVTRLWKSSKVGLATSRTGQATAGSTEIKSLNWLNENTINYRHKFGQHDVDALAGYTIQKNSDEILQAGATGFSTDYVPYLAAGTVSSGTNYISQWAMMSWLARVNYTYAGKYLLTATIRQDGSSRFGAKNRWGTFPSVSLAYRLSDEAFLKSAGFISDLKLRASYGIAGNNLIPNYATQGLLSVSRTVANGQIVPGIVPSSLANDMLTWELSKQTNLGLDLSLFQNRLSFTFDAYRAHKKDLLLNVTLPSASGFGSSVQNIGEVENKGLELTINSQNLVKGPFQWSTDFNISWNRNKVLALNSEAARIVTSDYQVAQVGYPISSFRLLNILGIFQTQEEVKSSPKQNPNVQPGDYRFQDVDGNGTINTSDKTIVGNPWPKFTWGLGNRFSYRNFNLSISLNGTSGNQIYFQGGEVSLNDAGVQNQLALIADRWRSASNPGAGVYTRAIRNDYAYGFSAGTTKYLFDGSYTRIRDVNLSYTFPAKTIGKLKLQALSVYADVTNLYTFTHYPGYDPEGSTGGDNLAKSGVDFFSYPNPRTFTLGLRITL, from the coding sequence ATGAACCATTTTTTATTTCATCACCTGAGACTGCTGGTGATTGGCAGTATGTTGAGCGTACTGGGTGTTGCGCATGGATTGATGGCGCAATCGCCCAGGCTGGTAGTGAGTGGTACGATTACCGCGGCCGAAGACAGCGAACCGCTCGTTGGCGCAACTGTAACCGAAAAAGGGACAACAAACGGGACAACCACAGATGCCAGTGGTAATTTCAAACTGAGCGTGTCGACGGGTGCAACCTTGGTCGTTAGCTTTATCGGCTACAGTACTCAGGAACTCGCCGTTGGCAATCGTTCCCGCATGAACGTAGCCCTCAAAACCGATCAGCAGCAATTGCAGGACGTGGTCGTAGTTGGTTACGGCACACAACGCAAAAAAGACCTGACGGGCTCCATCGTCAACTTAACCAGCAAGGATCTTGTGCCCGTTCCCTCTGCCACCAGTGTCGACCAGATGATGCAGGGTAAAGTAGCAGGCGTACAAATCACACAAACCTCAGGTGCGCCGGGAGGGAACGTGAACGTAGTGGTGCGGGGCATCAGTTCCATTACGGGTGGAAATTCTCCTTTGTATGTTGTGGACGGTTATGCCATTGGTACGGGCGGTGGCGGTTCGGACCTTAGCTCCTTTGCGTCGAGTTCCTATTCGGCCAGCGGCATTGCCAGTAGCAGTTCTACGAATCGGATTAATCCACTCAGCATCATCAATCCGGCTGATATTGAATCGATTCAGGTATTGAAAGATGCCTCGGCAACAGCCATTTACGGGTCGCGTGGTGCCAATGGCGTCGTTATCATTACAACCAAACGTGGTAAAATAGGCAAACCAACCATCAGTTTCGAACACTCGACGGGCGTGCAGGAACTGGCAAAAAAACTGAAGTTGCTATCGCCCCGTCAGTATGCCGAATTTGTGGCTGAAGGTCGCGATAATGCCTGGGTTCTGGCGGGCGGCAAAGCCACCGACCCGAACAGTGTGCGCAGTACGGCTACGCAGGTAAAACCCGAATTTCGAACCCCTGAGCAATTTGCCAATCAGGGCTACGGCACCGACTGGCAGGACGTTATTTTCCGAAAAGGCATGGTGCAGAACTACCAGCTTTCGGCCAACGGAACCAGCAAAGATGTCAGCTACTATATATCTGGTGGTTATTATACCAACAAAGGGATTATTATCGGCTCCGATTTCAACAAGTTCACCCTTAGAACCAACATTGATGCGCATCTGACCGAACGGCTCAAAATAGGTGCTTCGTTTTCGGGAGCGTATTCATACGGCAATTTCGCACGGGCCGAAGGGCATCTGCAATACCGGGGGCTGATTTCGGCAGCTCTAGCCAGTGACCCTACCATTCCGGTCTATAACCCCGACGGAACGCCTTATTCTGAATTTTCGAGCCCAACGGGAATTCCGGTCGAAAACCCGGTGGTTATTGCCGCTGAATTTTCTGACAAACGGAATAACTCCAACGTGTTTACCAACAATTATCTGCAATATGAACTGGCTCCCGGTCTGGTACTGAAAACCTCGGTTGGCGTCAATTATTCGAACAATGTAACCCGGCTCTGGAAATCGTCGAAGGTAGGGTTGGCAACCAGCCGGACCGGGCAGGCTACGGCTGGTTCTACTGAAATCAAAAGTCTGAACTGGCTAAACGAGAACACTATCAATTATCGGCATAAGTTTGGCCAGCATGATGTCGATGCGCTGGCAGGGTATACCATTCAGAAAAATTCCGACGAAATTCTCCAGGCAGGGGCAACGGGTTTTTCGACCGATTATGTGCCTTACCTGGCTGCCGGAACGGTGTCGAGCGGAACCAACTATATCAGCCAATGGGCTATGATGTCGTGGCTGGCCCGCGTCAACTACACATACGCGGGAAAATACCTGCTCACAGCTACCATTCGGCAGGATGGCAGTTCACGATTTGGGGCCAAAAATCGCTGGGGCACCTTCCCGTCGGTATCGCTGGCGTATCGCCTGTCGGACGAAGCCTTTCTTAAATCGGCAGGTTTTATCAGCGACCTGAAACTACGGGCCAGTTATGGGATTGCCGGCAATAACCTGATTCCCAACTACGCTACTCAGGGCTTGCTGAGTGTATCCCGTACGGTTGCCAATGGGCAAATTGTACCCGGTATTGTGCCCTCAAGTCTGGCAAACGATATGTTGACCTGGGAATTGTCGAAGCAGACTAACCTTGGATTAGATCTGTCTTTGTTTCAGAATCGGTTGTCGTTCACGTTCGATGCCTATCGGGCTCACAAAAAAGACCTGCTCTTAAACGTAACGCTGCCATCGGCATCGGGCTTTGGCAGTTCGGTTCAGAATATTGGTGAAGTCGAAAACAAAGGGCTTGAGTTAACCATAAACTCACAAAACCTAGTGAAAGGCCCTTTTCAGTGGAGCACCGATTTTAACATCAGCTGGAATCGCAATAAAGTGCTGGCACTCAACTCCGAAGCCGCCCGAATTGTTACCTCCGACTATCAGGTTGCCCAGGTTGGCTATCCAATTTCCAGTTTCCGGCTACTCAATATTCTGGGAATTTTCCAGACCCAGGAAGAAGTCAAAAGTAGCCCAAAGCAAAATCCAAACGTACAGCCCGGCGACTATCGCTTTCAGGATGTGGATGGAAATGGCACAATCAATACCTCCGACAAAACCATTGTTGGCAACCCCTGGCCCAAATTTACGTGGGGGTTGGGTAACCGATTCAGCTACCGAAATTTCAACCTGAGCATTAGTCTGAACGGTACATCCGGTAACCAGATCTACTTCCAGGGCGGAGAGGTATCACTGAACGATGCGGGTGTACAAAACCAACTGGCCCTAATTGCCGACCGCTGGCGTTCGGCCAGCAATCCGGGGGCCGGAGTATACACACGGGCCATTCGCAACGACTATGCCTATGGTTTCAGTGCCGGAACGACCAAATACCTGTTCGATGGCTCCTATACCCGCATTCGGGATGTAAATCTGTCCTACACATTTCCGGCAAAGACGATCGGTAAATTGAAACTACAGGCACTTTCGGTCTATGCCGACGTGACAAACCTATACACGTTCACTCACTATCCGGGCTATGACCCCGAGGGCAGTACTGGTGGCGATAATCTGGCTAAAAGTGGGGTCGATTTTTTCTCTTATCCCAATCCCCGCACCTTTACCCTTGGCCTTCGGATAACTCTATAA
- a CDS encoding GDSL-type esterase/lipase family protein yields MRRPILFVALILILSAFCGLVSAQQATDAFELKLGDRVVFLGNSLFEDDVQFGYLELALTTRWPDRKVTYRNIGWSGDNVFGDARSYVTTPPTPYELLIQQLTNAKPTVVFVAYGGIEAQEGESGLAHFKQGLNQLLDTIDRLGAKTILVSPIPVLLAPSDKTTQWNTALDSYASTIAQTATARKIRYIDVLRPIQEKSKQAVLTEDGIHLNETGYYFLATVFEKALGLPSRKGDITIDVAKQSVASALPAKWLSGDKSALRFVVNDPYLPLPSPEQDGKMIAVDNGQMLTITGLKKGFYTLTVDNDNVVTASSKQWADGVLIRQGPAFTRSAALRQMIQKKNELFFFQYRPMNQTYIIGFRSYEQGRHKKGLEEQSFIITWLEGQIAVNSQPKSATYQLTPLNEKSERANE; encoded by the coding sequence ATGCGAAGACCGATCTTATTTGTTGCCCTTATACTTATTCTAAGTGCTTTCTGTGGACTGGTTTCGGCGCAGCAAGCAACCGACGCGTTTGAATTGAAATTGGGCGACCGGGTAGTCTTTCTGGGAAATTCGCTGTTTGAAGATGATGTACAATTCGGTTATCTGGAATTGGCCCTAACCACCCGCTGGCCCGACCGGAAGGTGACGTATCGAAACATTGGCTGGTCGGGCGACAATGTTTTTGGCGATGCACGAAGCTACGTAACAACGCCACCAACACCCTATGAACTGCTCATTCAGCAACTCACCAATGCCAAACCAACGGTGGTGTTTGTGGCCTATGGAGGCATTGAGGCTCAGGAAGGAGAATCGGGGCTGGCACATTTCAAACAGGGATTAAATCAGTTACTGGATACGATAGATCGGCTTGGCGCAAAAACGATTCTGGTATCGCCAATTCCGGTTCTGTTGGCTCCATCGGATAAAACAACACAATGGAATACTGCACTGGATAGCTATGCCTCAACTATTGCCCAGACCGCAACGGCCCGAAAAATACGATACATCGATGTATTGAGGCCAATTCAGGAGAAAAGTAAGCAGGCTGTACTGACTGAAGACGGTATCCATCTGAACGAAACGGGCTACTATTTTCTGGCAACTGTTTTTGAAAAAGCGTTGGGACTGCCCTCCCGCAAGGGCGATATTACTATTGACGTGGCCAAACAATCCGTGGCGTCGGCTTTGCCAGCCAAATGGCTTTCTGGCGACAAATCGGCTCTACGTTTTGTGGTCAATGACCCCTATTTGCCTTTGCCGTCGCCAGAACAGGACGGAAAAATGATAGCTGTCGATAACGGACAAATGCTCACAATAACCGGTTTGAAAAAAGGATTCTACACCCTGACTGTCGATAACGATAATGTCGTCACGGCTTCGTCGAAACAGTGGGCCGACGGAGTCCTGATTCGGCAGGGCCCGGCATTTACCCGATCGGCAGCATTGCGACAGATGATTCAGAAGAAGAACGAACTGTTTTTCTTTCAATATCGGCCCATGAACCAAACCTATATTATTGGGTTCCGGTCCTACGAACAGGGGCGCCATAAGAAAGGGCTGGAGGAGCAAAGTTTTATTATTACGTGGCTCGAAGGGCAAATAGCCGTGAATAGCCAGCCCAAATCGGCAACCTATCAACTCACACCACTTAACGAAAAGAGCGAACGGGCAAACGAATGA